A part of Pararoseomonas sp. SCSIO 73927 genomic DNA contains:
- the tuf gene encoding elongation factor Tu has protein sequence MAKAKFERNKPHCNIGTIGHVDHGKTSLTAAITKVLAKSGGASFTAYDQIDKAPEERARGITISTAHVEYETANRHYAHVDCPGHADYVKNMITGAAQMDGAILVVSAADGPMPQTREHILLARQVGVPALVVFLNKVDMADPDLLELVEMEVRELLSSYQFPGDDIPIIHGSALMALEDKQPEIGENAILKLMEAVDAYIPQPERPKDLPFLMPIEDVFSISGRGTVVTGRVERGIVKVGEEVEIVGLKDTVKTTVTGVEMFRKLLDSGEAGDNIGALLRGTKREDVERGQVLSKPGAITPHTSFKAEAYILTKEEGGRHTPFFTNYRPQFYFRTTDVTGVVQLPEGVEMVMPGDNIAMTVELIAPIAMDQGLRFAIREGGRTVGAGVVASIQK, from the coding sequence ATGGCGAAGGCGAAGTTCGAGCGGAACAAGCCGCACTGCAACATCGGGACGATCGGCCATGTGGATCATGGCAAGACGTCGCTGACGGCTGCGATCACGAAGGTGCTGGCGAAGTCGGGCGGTGCGTCGTTCACGGCGTACGACCAGATCGACAAGGCGCCCGAGGAGCGGGCGCGCGGCATCACGATCTCGACGGCGCACGTCGAGTACGAGACGGCCAACCGCCACTACGCGCACGTGGACTGCCCCGGCCACGCCGACTACGTGAAGAACATGATCACGGGCGCGGCGCAGATGGACGGCGCGATCCTGGTGGTGTCGGCGGCTGACGGCCCGATGCCGCAGACGCGCGAGCACATCCTGCTGGCGCGCCAGGTCGGCGTTCCCGCGCTGGTGGTGTTCCTGAACAAGGTCGACATGGCGGACCCCGACCTGCTGGAGCTGGTCGAGATGGAGGTGCGCGAGCTCCTCTCCTCCTACCAGTTCCCGGGCGACGACATCCCGATCATCCACGGCTCGGCGCTGATGGCGCTCGAGGACAAGCAGCCCGAGATCGGCGAGAACGCGATCCTGAAGCTGATGGAGGCGGTGGACGCCTACATCCCGCAGCCGGAGCGCCCGAAGGACCTGCCGTTCCTGATGCCGATCGAGGACGTGTTCTCGATTTCCGGCCGCGGCACGGTGGTGACGGGTCGCGTCGAGCGCGGCATCGTCAAGGTGGGCGAGGAGGTCGAGATCGTCGGCCTGAAGGACACCGTGAAGACGACGGTGACCGGCGTCGAGATGTTCCGCAAGCTGCTCGACAGCGGCGAGGCGGGCGACAACATCGGCGCGCTGCTGCGCGGCACGAAGCGTGAGGACGTGGAGCGCGGGCAGGTTCTGTCCAAGCCCGGCGCGATCACGCCGCACACCTCCTTCAAGGCCGAGGCCTACATCCTGACGAAGGAGGAGGGCGGCCGCCACACGCCGTTCTTCACGAACTACCGGCCGCAGTTCTACTTCCGCACGACCGACGTGACGGGCGTGGTGCAGCTGCCGGAGGGCGTGGAGATGGTGATGCCGGGCGACAACATCGCGATGACGGTCGAGCTGATCGCCCCGATCGCCATGGACCAGGGCCTGCGCTTCGCCATCCGCGAGGGCGGCCGCACCGTCGGCGCCGGCGTCGTGGCCAGCATTCAGAAGTAA
- the rplB gene encoding 50S ribosomal protein L2, which translates to MALKQFNPVTPSLRGTVLVDKSELWKGKPVKALTEGKSHSGGRNNHGRTTVRFRGGGHKQTYRYVDFKRRAKFNMPGTVERLEYDPNRTAWIALIKYQDGELSYIIAPQRLKAGDTVVAGDRVDIKPGNAMPLSAIPVGTIVHALEMKPGAGAKIARSAGTYCQLVGKDAGYAQVKLMSGEVRLLRGECLATIGAVSNPDNSNQQLGKAGRRRWMGFRPHNRGVVMNPVDHPHGGGEGRTSGGRHPVTPWGKPTKGYKTRTNKRTDRMIVRRRSAKKG; encoded by the coding sequence ATGGCGCTGAAGCAATTCAATCCGGTCACGCCGAGCCTTCGCGGCACGGTGCTGGTCGACAAGTCCGAGCTGTGGAAGGGCAAGCCCGTCAAGGCGCTGACCGAGGGCAAGAGCCACTCGGGCGGCCGCAACAACCACGGCCGCACCACGGTTCGGTTCCGTGGCGGCGGACACAAGCAGACCTACCGCTACGTGGACTTCAAGCGCCGCGCGAAGTTCAACATGCCCGGCACCGTCGAGCGGCTCGAATACGATCCGAACCGCACCGCCTGGATCGCCCTGATCAAGTATCAGGACGGCGAACTGTCCTACATCATCGCGCCGCAGCGCCTGAAAGCGGGCGACACGGTGGTGGCGGGCGACCGCGTGGACATCAAGCCCGGCAACGCCATGCCGCTCTCGGCCATCCCGGTCGGCACGATCGTGCACGCGCTGGAGATGAAGCCGGGCGCCGGCGCCAAGATCGCCCGCTCGGCCGGCACCTACTGCCAGCTGGTCGGCAAGGACGCCGGCTACGCCCAGGTGAAGCTGATGTCCGGCGAGGTCCGGCTGCTCCGCGGCGAGTGCCTCGCCACGATCGGCGCCGTCTCTAACCCGGACAACTCCAACCAGCAGCTCGGCAAGGCTGGGCGCCGTCGCTGGATGGGCTTCCGTCCGCACAACCGCGGCGTCGTCATGAACCCGGTCGATCACCCGCACGGCGGTGGTGAGGGCCGGACCTCGGGCGGCCGCCACCCGGTTACCCCGTGGGGCAAGCCGACCAAGGGCTACAAGACCCGCACCAACAAGCGCACGGATCGCATGATCGTCCGTCGGCGCTCGGCTAAGAAGGGCTGA
- the rpoC gene encoding DNA-directed RNA polymerase subunit beta' yields MNELMKILGQTGQAVTFDQIKITIASPEQIRSWSYGEIKKPETINYRTFKPERDGLFCARIFGPIKDYECLCGKYKRMKFRGIICEKCGVEVTLAKVRRERMGHIELASPVAHIWFMKSLPSRVGLMVDMSLKELEKVLYFESYVVLEPGLTDLKLHQLLTEDAYQTKMDEFGEDAFTVGIGAEAVKTMLTGIELDKESARLRAELKETTSEAKRKKLVKRLKLIESFNEGGARPEWMILDVVPVIPPELRPLVPLDGGRFATSDLNDLYRRVINRNNRLKRLIELRAPDIIVRNEKRMLQEAVDALFDNGRRGRAITGANKRPLKSLSDMLKGKQGRFRQNLLGKRVDYSGRSVIVVGPELKLHQCGLPKKMALELFKPFIYSKLEKYGHATTIKAAKRMVEKERPEVWDILEEVIREHPVMLNRAPTLHRLGIQAFEPILVEGKAIQLHPLVCTAFNADFDGDQMAVHVPLSLEAQLEARVLMMSTNNILSPANGKPIIVPSQDIVLGLYYLSLETPEFRANKADIEAKRALIAGTSGKSADKLTADEKAALSFRPTVFDGLGEVEQALAAGAVTLHTAILAAVPGFKDGKPARETVITTPGRLMMGTLLPHHPNVPYEIINRQLTKRSISDVIDAVYRHCGQKESVIFADRLMGLGFRNAAKAGISFGKDDMMIPASKAEMIDRTKGEVKEFEQQYLDGLITAGERYNKVVDAWSRATEEVAGAMMKEISRQEMGKQTNSVWMMSHSGARGSPAQMRQLAGMRGLMAKPSGEIIEQPIISNFKEGLTVLEYFNSTHGARKGLADTALKTANSGYLTRRLVDVAQDCIIVDNDCGTERGITVRAVMDGGEVVSSLSERILGRTIQREVTDPETGEVVAARDSLVDEVMADAVEKAGVEEVYIRSVLTCDARQGVCGMCYGRDLARGTPVNTGEAVGVIAAQSIGEPGTQLTMRTFHIGGAAQRSAEQAHVEATGDGTAKVLNKQVVTNSEGVSIVMSRNCEIVLSDAQGRERARYRVPYGARLLIADTAEVTRAQKLAEWDPFTLPIIIDRAGTVEYTDLIEGFTLYEETDPVTGLSSKVVREPVERAKNANLRPSIVLREGGKVVAQFALQPASILNVENGATVHAGDIIARLPRESSKTRDITGGLPRVAELFEARRPKDAAIISDVDGRVEFGKDYKAKRRIVVVPEAVGDEQPASREYLVPKGKHVSVQEGDYVRAGDPLVDGPRVPHDILRVLGVEALANYLVNEIQDVYRLQGVKINDKHIEVIVRQMLQKVEIIEPGDTTYLIGEQVDRIEFDIENEKRLAVKERPARAEPVLQGITKASLQTNSFISAASFQETTRVLTEAAVAGKVDRLEGLKENVIVGRLIPAGTGSVMNRLRSLAAQRDKGRLPAGQPALPGGEQQAAE; encoded by the coding sequence ATGAACGAGCTGATGAAGATCCTTGGCCAGACCGGCCAGGCCGTCACCTTCGATCAGATCAAGATTACCATCGCCTCCCCGGAGCAGATCCGCTCCTGGTCCTACGGCGAGATCAAGAAGCCCGAGACGATCAACTACCGCACCTTCAAGCCGGAGCGGGACGGGCTGTTCTGCGCGCGCATCTTCGGTCCGATCAAGGATTACGAGTGCCTGTGCGGCAAGTACAAGCGGATGAAGTTCCGCGGCATCATCTGCGAGAAGTGCGGCGTCGAGGTGACGCTGGCCAAGGTGCGCCGCGAGCGCATGGGCCACATCGAGCTCGCCTCTCCTGTCGCGCACATCTGGTTCATGAAGTCCCTGCCCAGCCGCGTCGGCCTGATGGTCGACATGTCGCTGAAGGAGCTGGAGAAGGTCCTGTACTTCGAGAGCTACGTGGTTCTCGAGCCCGGCCTGACGGACCTCAAGCTGCACCAGCTGCTGACCGAGGACGCCTACCAGACGAAGATGGACGAGTTCGGCGAGGACGCCTTCACCGTCGGCATCGGTGCCGAGGCGGTGAAGACGATGCTGACCGGCATCGAGCTGGACAAGGAGAGCGCCCGGCTTCGCGCGGAGCTGAAGGAGACGACCTCCGAAGCGAAGCGCAAGAAGCTGGTGAAGCGGTTGAAGCTCATCGAGAGCTTCAACGAGGGCGGCGCGCGGCCGGAGTGGATGATCCTGGACGTGGTGCCGGTGATCCCGCCCGAGCTGCGCCCGCTGGTTCCGCTGGACGGCGGCCGCTTCGCGACCTCTGACCTGAACGACCTGTACCGCCGCGTCATCAACCGCAACAACCGCCTCAAGCGCCTCATCGAGCTGCGCGCGCCGGACATCATCGTGCGCAACGAGAAGCGCATGCTGCAGGAGGCCGTTGACGCGCTGTTCGACAACGGCCGCCGCGGCCGCGCGATCACGGGCGCCAACAAGCGCCCGCTGAAGTCGCTCTCCGACATGCTGAAGGGCAAGCAGGGCCGGTTCCGGCAGAACCTGCTAGGCAAGCGCGTCGACTACTCCGGCCGTTCGGTGATCGTGGTCGGTCCCGAGCTGAAGCTGCACCAGTGCGGCCTGCCGAAGAAGATGGCGCTCGAGCTGTTCAAGCCCTTCATCTACTCGAAGCTCGAGAAGTACGGCCACGCCACCACCATCAAGGCCGCTAAGCGGATGGTGGAGAAGGAGCGTCCCGAGGTGTGGGACATCCTGGAGGAGGTGATCCGTGAGCACCCGGTGATGCTGAACAGGGCGCCGACGCTGCACCGGCTGGGCATCCAGGCCTTTGAGCCGATCCTCGTCGAGGGCAAGGCGATCCAGCTGCACCCGCTGGTCTGCACCGCCTTCAACGCGGACTTCGACGGCGACCAGATGGCCGTGCACGTCCCGCTGAGCCTTGAGGCCCAGCTGGAAGCGCGCGTGCTGATGATGTCCACGAACAACATCCTCAGCCCCGCGAACGGCAAGCCGATCATCGTGCCGTCCCAGGACATCGTGCTGGGCCTCTACTACCTCAGCCTGGAGACGCCGGAGTTCCGCGCGAACAAGGCCGATATCGAGGCCAAGCGCGCGCTGATCGCCGGCACCTCCGGCAAGTCGGCCGACAAGCTGACGGCCGATGAGAAGGCGGCGCTCTCCTTCCGTCCGACCGTGTTCGACGGGCTGGGCGAGGTGGAGCAGGCGCTGGCCGCCGGCGCCGTCACGCTGCACACCGCGATCCTGGCCGCCGTGCCGGGCTTCAAGGACGGCAAGCCCGCCCGTGAGACGGTGATCACCACGCCGGGCCGGCTGATGATGGGCACGCTGCTGCCGCATCATCCGAACGTGCCCTACGAGATCATCAACCGGCAGCTGACGAAGCGCAGCATCTCCGACGTGATCGACGCCGTGTACCGCCACTGCGGCCAGAAGGAGTCGGTGATCTTCGCCGACCGCCTGATGGGCCTTGGCTTCCGGAATGCGGCGAAGGCCGGCATCTCCTTCGGCAAGGACGACATGATGATCCCGGCCTCCAAGGCCGAGATGATCGACCGCACCAAGGGCGAGGTGAAGGAGTTCGAGCAGCAATACCTCGACGGCCTGATCACCGCCGGCGAGCGGTACAACAAGGTCGTCGACGCCTGGTCGCGCGCCACTGAAGAGGTGGCGGGCGCGATGATGAAGGAGATCTCCCGCCAGGAGATGGGCAAGCAGACCAATTCGGTCTGGATGATGTCCCACTCCGGCGCGCGCGGGTCGCCGGCGCAGATGCGCCAGCTGGCCGGCATGCGCGGGCTGATGGCCAAGCCCTCGGGCGAGATCATCGAGCAGCCGATCATCTCGAACTTCAAGGAGGGGCTGACCGTCCTTGAGTACTTCAACTCCACCCACGGCGCCCGCAAGGGCCTCGCGGACACGGCGCTGAAGACGGCGAACTCGGGCTACCTGACCCGCCGCCTCGTGGACGTGGCGCAGGACTGCATCATCGTCGACAATGACTGCGGAACGGAGCGCGGCATCACGGTTCGCGCCGTGATGGACGGGGGCGAGGTCGTCTCCTCCCTCTCCGAGCGGATCCTGGGCCGTACCATCCAGCGCGAGGTCACGGATCCGGAGACGGGCGAGGTGGTCGCGGCGCGGGACTCGCTGGTGGACGAGGTGATGGCCGACGCCGTCGAGAAGGCCGGGGTGGAGGAGGTCTACATCCGCTCCGTCCTGACCTGCGACGCGCGGCAGGGCGTCTGCGGCATGTGCTACGGGCGCGACCTTGCCCGCGGCACGCCGGTGAACACCGGTGAGGCGGTCGGCGTCATCGCCGCCCAGTCGATCGGTGAGCCGGGCACGCAGCTGACCATGCGCACCTTCCACATCGGCGGTGCGGCGCAGCGCTCGGCCGAGCAGGCGCATGTCGAGGCGACCGGCGACGGCACCGCGAAGGTGCTGAACAAGCAGGTTGTCACCAACTCCGAGGGCGTCTCGATCGTGATGAGCCGCAACTGCGAGATCGTGCTGAGCGATGCGCAGGGCCGCGAGCGCGCCCGCTACCGCGTGCCCTACGGCGCGCGGCTGCTGATCGCGGACACGGCGGAGGTGACCCGCGCCCAGAAGCTGGCGGAGTGGGACCCCTTCACCCTGCCGATCATCATCGATCGCGCCGGTACGGTTGAGTACACCGACCTGATCGAGGGCTTCACCCTCTACGAGGAGACGGACCCGGTGACGGGCCTGTCCTCCAAGGTGGTGCGCGAGCCGGTGGAGCGGGCGAAGAACGCCAATCTCCGCCCCAGCATCGTGCTCCGCGAGGGTGGGAAGGTCGTGGCGCAGTTCGCGCTCCAGCCGGCCTCGATCCTGAACGTGGAGAACGGCGCCACGGTCCATGCCGGCGACATCATCGCCCGGCTGCCGCGCGAATCGTCCAAGACCCGCGACATCACGGGCGGCCTGCCGCGCGTGGCGGAGCTGTTCGAGGCGCGCCGGCCCAAGGACGCCGCGATCATCAGCGATGTCGACGGGCGGGTGGAGTTCGGCAAGGACTACAAGGCCAAGCGCCGCATCGTGGTGGTGCCGGAGGCGGTCGGCGACGAGCAGCCGGCCTCCCGCGAGTACCTGGTGCCCAAGGGCAAGCACGTCTCCGTCCAGGAGGGCGACTATGTCCGGGCCGGCGATCCGCTGGTGGACGGCCCGCGCGTGCCGCATGACATCCTGCGCGTGCTGGGCGTCGAGGCTCTCGCGAACTACCTCGTGAACGAGATCCAGGACGTCTATCGGCTGCAGGGCGTGAAGATCAACGACAAGCACATCGAGGTGATCGTCCGCCAGATGCTGCAGAAGGTCGAGATCATCGAGCCCGGCGACACGACCTACCTCATCGGCGAGCAGGTGGACCGCATCGAGTTCGACATCGAGAACGAGAAGCGGCTCGCGGTGAAGGAGCGGCCCGCCCGGGCCGAGCCGGTGCTCCAGGGCATCACCAAGGCGAGTCTCCAGACCAACTCCTTCATCTCGGCGGCCTCCTTCCAGGAGACGACCCGGGTGCTCACGGAGGCGGCGGTGGCCGGCAAGGTGGACCGGTTGGAGGGCCTGAAGGAGAACGTGATCGTCGGGCGCCTGATCCCGGCGGGCACGGGCTCCGTGATGAACCGGCTGCGGTCCCTGGCGGCCCAGCGGGACAAGGGGCGGCTGCCCGCCGGCCAGCCGGCGCTGCCCGGTGGCGAGCAGCAGGCCGCCGAGTAA
- the rpsS gene encoding 30S ribosomal protein S19, translating into MSRSVWKGPFVDGYLLNKAEAARSSTRNEIIKIWSRRSTILPQFVGLTFGVYNGKKFIPVQVSENMVGHKFGEFSPTRTFTGHSSDKKAKRG; encoded by the coding sequence ATGTCGCGCAGCGTTTGGAAGGGGCCGTTCGTCGACGGCTACCTGCTCAACAAGGCGGAGGCGGCCCGTTCGTCGACGCGCAACGAGATCATCAAGATCTGGTCGCGCCGCTCCACGATCCTGCCGCAGTTCGTCGGGCTGACCTTCGGTGTCTATAACGGCAAGAAGTTCATCCCCGTCCAGGTGTCCGAGAACATGGTGGGCCATAAGTTCGGCGAGTTCTCGCCGACGCGCACCTTCACCGGCCACTCGTCGGACAAGAAGGCGAAGCGGGGCTGA
- a CDS encoding 50S ribosomal protein L23 encodes MYQLIVAPVITEKATMLNEVGQVTFKVVSDATKPEIKAAVEGLFGVNVTAVNTVVVKGKSKRFRGRPGQRSDWKKAIVSLAEGQSIDLTTGLA; translated from the coding sequence ATGTACCAGCTGATCGTCGCCCCGGTGATCACCGAGAAGGCGACGATGCTGAACGAGGTGGGCCAGGTGACCTTCAAGGTCGTCTCGGACGCGACGAAGCCGGAGATCAAGGCGGCGGTCGAGGGCCTGTTCGGCGTGAACGTCACCGCCGTGAACACGGTGGTGGTCAAGGGCAAGTCCAAGCGGTTCCGCGGCCGTCCCGGCCAGCGCTCCGACTGGAAGAAGGCGATCGTCAGCCTGGCCGAGGGCCAGAGCATCGATCTGACGACGGGGCTCGCGTAA
- the rpsJ gene encoding 30S ribosomal protein S10, whose amino-acid sequence MAADAQNIRIRLKAFDHRVLDGSTREIVNTAKRTGARVRGPIPLPTHIERFTVNRSPHVDKKSREQFEIRTHRRLLDIVDPTPQTVDALMKLDLASGVDVEIKI is encoded by the coding sequence ATGGCCGCTGACGCGCAGAACATCCGGATCCGCCTCAAGGCGTTCGATCACCGCGTGCTGGATGGCAGCACGCGGGAGATCGTGAACACCGCGAAGCGGACCGGCGCTCGGGTGCGGGGTCCTATCCCGCTCCCGACCCACATCGAGCGGTTCACCGTGAACCGTTCTCCGCACGTCGATAAGAAGTCGCGCGAGCAGTTCGAGATCCGGACCCATCGCCGCCTTCTGGACATCGTCGACCCCACCCCGCAGACCGTGGACGCGCTGATGAAGCTCGACCTCGCCTCCGGCGTGGACGTCGAGATCAAGATCTGA
- the rplD gene encoding 50S ribosomal protein L4, whose protein sequence is MQVKVITLDNAEAGEIELPAEVFGAEPRADIMARVVHWQLAKRRAGTHKVKGMGEVSGTTKKPYRQKGTGSARQGSLRAPQFRTGGTVHGPVVRSHEYSLPKKVRRLGLISALSEKAANGKLVVLDAAAPGEAAKTKTLAAQVKAFGWDSALFFDATPDAGFVRAARNLPKFQVLPTVGANVYDIVRHDVLVVTRAGVEALKERLS, encoded by the coding sequence ATGCAGGTAAAGGTCATCACGCTCGACAATGCCGAGGCCGGCGAGATCGAGCTTCCCGCGGAGGTGTTCGGCGCCGAGCCGCGCGCCGACATCATGGCGCGGGTCGTGCACTGGCAGTTGGCAAAGCGCCGCGCGGGCACGCACAAGGTGAAGGGCATGGGCGAGGTCTCCGGGACCACCAAGAAGCCCTATCGCCAGAAGGGCACGGGCAGCGCCCGCCAGGGCTCGCTGCGCGCGCCGCAGTTCCGGACCGGTGGCACCGTCCACGGCCCGGTTGTGCGCAGCCATGAGTACAGCCTGCCGAAGAAGGTCCGCCGCCTGGGCCTGATCAGCGCGCTGAGCGAGAAGGCCGCGAACGGCAAGCTGGTGGTGCTCGACGCCGCCGCGCCGGGCGAGGCCGCCAAGACGAAGACCCTCGCCGCGCAGGTGAAGGCCTTCGGCTGGGACAGCGCTCTGTTCTTCGACGCGACGCCGGATGCCGGCTTCGTCCGCGCCGCGCGGAACCTGCCGAAGTTCCAGGTTCTGCCGACCGTCGGCGCCAACGTGTACGACATCGTGCGCCACGACGTGCTCGTCGTGACCCGCGCGGGTGTCGAGGCCCTGAAGGAGCGCCTGTCGTGA
- the rplC gene encoding 50S ribosomal protein L3, with product MSAKDGRTGLIARKLGMSRLFNEDGSTVPVTLLHVDNVRVVAVRSAEKDGYTAVQLGAGQAKPKNVSKPNRAHFAKAGVEAPMKVMEFRTAADAVLEAGAKLSPAHFVKGQKIDVTGVTKGKGFAGAMKRWNFSGLEASHGVSISHRSHGSTGNRQDPGKTFKNKKMAGHLGVERVTTQNLEIAGVDVEKGLLFVKGAVPGAANGWVMVRDAVKRKRHADAPYPAATA from the coding sequence ATGTCCGCGAAAGATGGCCGCACCGGCCTGATCGCCCGGAAGCTGGGCATGTCCCGGCTGTTCAACGAGGACGGCTCCACCGTGCCGGTGACGCTGCTGCACGTGGATAACGTTCGCGTCGTGGCGGTGCGCTCCGCCGAGAAGGACGGGTACACGGCCGTCCAGCTCGGCGCTGGGCAGGCGAAGCCGAAGAACGTGTCCAAGCCGAACCGCGCCCACTTCGCCAAGGCCGGCGTTGAGGCGCCGATGAAGGTGATGGAGTTCCGCACGGCCGCCGACGCCGTGCTCGAGGCGGGCGCGAAGCTCTCCCCCGCGCATTTCGTGAAGGGGCAGAAGATCGACGTCACCGGCGTGACCAAGGGCAAGGGGTTTGCCGGCGCGATGAAGCGCTGGAACTTCTCGGGCCTCGAGGCCTCGCACGGCGTGTCGATCTCCCACCGTTCGCACGGCTCCACGGGCAACCGGCAGGATCCGGGCAAGACGTTCAAGAATAAGAAGATGGCCGGCCACCTCGGCGTCGAGCGCGTGACGACCCAGAACCTGGAGATCGCCGGCGTGGACGTGGAGAAGGGCCTGCTCTTCGTGAAGGGCGCCGTTCCCGGCGCCGCGAACGGCTGGGTGATGGTGCGCGACGCGGTGAAGCGGAAGCGCCACGCCGATGCGCCGTACCCGGCCGCGACGGCCTGA
- the rpsG gene encoding 30S ribosomal protein S7 — protein sequence MSRRHRAEKREVLPDPKFGDLVLSRFMNVLMYDGKKSIAEGIVYGAMDTLKKRGGANSDPLRLFHEAMDNVKPAVEVRSRRVGGATYQVPVEVRPERRQALAIRWIIESARKRGEHTMEDRLSAELMDAANNRGAAVKKREDTHRMAEANKAFSHYRW from the coding sequence ATGTCGCGTCGTCACCGCGCAGAGAAGCGCGAGGTCCTGCCGGATCCGAAGTTTGGGGATCTCGTTCTCAGCCGTTTCATGAACGTGCTGATGTACGACGGCAAGAAGAGCATCGCCGAGGGCATTGTGTACGGCGCCATGGACACGCTGAAGAAGCGTGGCGGCGCGAACAGCGACCCGCTGCGCCTGTTCCACGAGGCGATGGACAACGTGAAGCCGGCGGTCGAGGTGCGGTCCCGTCGCGTCGGCGGCGCCACCTACCAGGTGCCCGTCGAGGTCCGCCCGGAGCGGCGCCAGGCCCTCGCGATCCGCTGGATCATCGAGTCCGCCCGCAAGCGCGGCGAGCACACGATGGAGGATCGCCTCTCCGCCGAGCTGATGGACGCGGCGAACAACCGCGGCGCCGCTGTGAAGAAGCGCGAAGACACGCACCGGATGGCCGAAGCCAACAAGGCCTTCAGCCACTACCGCTGGTAA
- the rpsL gene encoding 30S ribosomal protein S12 yields the protein MPTINQLIAQGREPKPSRNKVPALQSCPQKRGVCTRVYTTTPKKPNSALRKVAKVRLTNGYEVVSYIPGEGHNLQEHSVVLIRGGRVKDLPGVRYHILRGVLDTQGIAKRRQRRSLYGAKRPK from the coding sequence ATGCCGACGATCAACCAGCTTATCGCGCAGGGGCGCGAGCCGAAGCCGAGCCGCAACAAGGTGCCGGCCCTGCAGAGCTGCCCCCAGAAGCGCGGCGTGTGCACGCGCGTCTACACCACCACGCCGAAGAAGCCGAACTCGGCGCTTCGTAAGGTCGCCAAGGTGCGCCTGACGAACGGCTACGAGGTGGTGAGCTACATCCCCGGCGAGGGGCACAACCTTCAGGAGCACTCGGTCGTCCTGATCCGCGGCGGCCGCGTGAAGGACCTTCCGGGCGTTCGCTACCACATCCTGCGCGGCGTGCTCGACACCCAGGGCATCGCCAAGCGGCGCCAGCGCCGTTCGCTGTACGGCGCCAAGCGGCCGAAGTGA